The Leadbettera azotonutricia ZAS-9 genome has a window encoding:
- a CDS encoding lactate racemase domain-containing protein: protein MYNIIPKLCNEIKLPRMLKVKQLFDTDKIEADRINEAVLAELSRPRIAARIKPGMKVAITCGSRGISNIALIIKSIAGFVKSRGAHPFIIPAMGSHGGATAEGQRALIEGYGVTEDFVGCPIVSSMETVVIGKSEEGHGVRLDRNAAEADAIIVSGRIKPHTDFRGTYESGLMKMMTIGLGKREGADMCHEKGFGHMHSMMPLFARCILKNAPIALGLGILENAYYETYKIVALEPEEFETREPLLLEEARSHLPLIQFDSADVLVVDRIGKDISGDGMDPNITGANHCTPYVSGGLKAQRTVILDLTDATHGAAFGVGIAHTTTRRLFNKIDFEATYINAITATVLDFARIPCILDTDREAVQLAVRTCNGIDKQQPRIIRIPDSVHTSEIWISEGMKQEAEKNPRLEILAPPEAWPFDKDGNLW from the coding sequence CTCAAGGTAAAGCAGCTTTTTGATACTGACAAGATCGAAGCGGACCGCATCAACGAAGCTGTCCTGGCGGAATTGTCCCGGCCCCGCATCGCTGCCCGCATCAAACCGGGCATGAAGGTTGCCATTACCTGCGGCAGCAGGGGTATCAGCAATATCGCCCTCATTATAAAAAGCATTGCAGGTTTTGTAAAATCCAGGGGCGCCCATCCCTTTATAATCCCCGCCATGGGAAGCCATGGCGGGGCTACTGCCGAGGGCCAAAGAGCCCTCATCGAAGGCTACGGCGTCACCGAGGATTTTGTGGGCTGCCCCATTGTGTCGTCCATGGAAACCGTGGTTATAGGAAAAAGCGAAGAAGGCCACGGGGTGCGCTTAGACCGCAATGCCGCGGAAGCGGACGCCATAATTGTGTCGGGCAGGATTAAACCCCATACGGATTTTAGGGGAACCTACGAAAGCGGCCTTATGAAGATGATGACCATAGGCCTTGGGAAAAGGGAAGGCGCCGATATGTGCCATGAAAAAGGCTTTGGCCATATGCACAGCATGATGCCCCTCTTTGCCCGCTGCATACTTAAGAACGCCCCCATAGCCCTGGGCCTGGGGATTCTGGAAAATGCCTATTACGAAACCTATAAAATTGTTGCCCTGGAGCCTGAAGAATTCGAAACCCGGGAGCCTCTGCTTCTTGAAGAAGCCAGATCCCATCTGCCCCTGATCCAGTTCGATTCAGCCGATGTGCTTGTGGTAGACCGCATAGGCAAAGATATTTCGGGAGACGGCATGGACCCCAATATAACCGGGGCAAACCACTGCACACCCTATGTTTCAGGGGGCCTTAAAGCCCAGCGCACGGTTATCCTTGATCTGACCGACGCAACCCACGGGGCCGCCTTTGGCGTCGGGATTGCCCACACTACCACAAGGCGGCTTTTTAATAAAATCGATTTTGAGGCTACCTATATCAACGCAATTACTGCCACAGTTCTGGACTTCGCGCGCATCCCCTGCATCCTTGACACTGATCGCGAGGCTGTGCAGCTTGCGGTAAGAACCTGCAACGGTATTGATAAACAGCAGCCCCGCATCATCCGCATTCCCGACAGCGTCCATACCAGCGAAATTTGGATATCCGAGGGGATGAAGCAGGAAGCGGAGAAAAACCCTCGTCTTGAAATTCTTGCCCCCCCGGAAGCCTGGCCTTTTGACAAAGACGGGAATTTATGGTAA
- the pdxA gene encoding 4-hydroxythreonine-4-phosphate dehydrogenase PdxA, producing MVNNSDGRPRIGITLGDPAGIGPEIAIKALSHNEVYEECVPVLIGDTLVIEDALKVTHKTFTLNKISAPEDAQGRPGTVDYFPCGIISQKGDYAFGALGLKSGEAAFQYVVKGIDLAMKGEIAAVVTNPINKEAIHLAGHEFAGHTEIFAHYTNTEDYGMLLSAGGSTGLNVIHVTTHVSMRRACDLITEKRVLAVIRLAGEALTLMGKEKRRIAVAGLNAHASENGLFGKEEEESIIPAIKKARAEGLDVTGPVPPDTVFVKALGGAFDIVVAMYHDQGHIPLKLCGFKMDPATGLFSQVSGINTTIGLPIIRTSVDHGTAFDKAGKNEANEESLLDAIAMAVTIANNRRKG from the coding sequence ATGGTAAACAACAGCGATGGGCGGCCCCGCATAGGCATCACCCTGGGAGATCCTGCGGGCATAGGCCCTGAAATCGCCATTAAAGCCCTTTCCCATAATGAGGTTTACGAAGAATGCGTTCCGGTGCTTATCGGGGACACCCTGGTTATCGAGGACGCACTAAAAGTAACACATAAAACATTTACGCTTAATAAGATTTCTGCCCCGGAGGATGCCCAGGGCAGGCCGGGCACAGTCGATTATTTCCCTTGCGGTATTATTTCCCAAAAAGGAGATTATGCCTTTGGCGCTCTGGGGCTCAAATCAGGGGAAGCTGCCTTTCAATATGTGGTCAAGGGAATTGACCTTGCGATGAAAGGCGAAATCGCCGCGGTTGTTACCAATCCTATCAACAAGGAAGCGATACATCTTGCAGGCCATGAATTCGCAGGGCATACGGAGATCTTCGCCCATTATACCAACACAGAAGATTACGGCATGCTCCTCAGCGCGGGGGGCAGCACGGGACTCAATGTAATACATGTTACCACCCATGTGTCCATGCGCCGGGCCTGTGATCTGATTACCGAAAAGCGTGTCCTCGCAGTGATACGCCTTGCGGGCGAAGCCCTAACCCTGATGGGAAAGGAAAAAAGGCGGATTGCGGTAGCGGGCCTTAATGCCCATGCCTCCGAAAACGGCCTGTTCGGAAAAGAGGAAGAAGAGAGCATAATCCCGGCGATTAAAAAAGCCAGGGCAGAAGGCCTCGATGTCACAGGCCCTGTGCCCCCTGACACGGTCTTTGTAAAAGCCCTGGGCGGGGCTTTTGACATAGTGGTGGCCATGTACCATGACCAGGGTCATATCCCCCTAAAACTTTGCGGATTTAAAATGGATCCTGCCACAGGGCTGTTTTCCCAGGTCTCAGGCATCAATACTACCATCGGCCTCCCCATCATCAGGACTTCGGTCGATCACGGCACTGCCTTTGACAAGGCCGGCAAGAACGAAGCCAACGAAGAAAGCCTTCTGGACGCTATCGCCATGGCTGTGACCATAGCCAATAACAGAAGAAAAGGATAA
- a CDS encoding tetratricopeptide repeat protein, with product MGRRHCRYLRGYTLTDKIAKRVSPALKKLALAAEAGKRRDYRKAVKILGELISESEAPPEAWLLLGRSLHALKDYSRALAVFDDYLKLRPRSSQGYLFAGRTYLTLGLPYKAVPLLRKSLEFNPGDPQVMAVLGMAYLKSKHSQAAVDVFQQAVETAPNDKRIYRAYLNALLVRGVRLCHNEEYDLGAQMLRFVLENGGADGPYLRLELGRAARELGNMDEALEHYSQALKFAPNDRRIRWSRASVFMALGNTAEATKEIDRIRLKEPDVPELPWNSELVDIFMIRSFLDAGEWRRAADASRDWLRSREDNPMVHALCAEAMRNLRNYEAAHNHLLRAIEAEPDELEFYYADMLVSWEGKDFKALKRALRGAKSLGGDENLIKRFTILLESCTSQDDQKILALLQDAVRKLGPEPELMYALGVANLKIGLLPQAMGWFEKTLNLKPDHEEAWLGKIAALEALGQASGQALGQAQEETDPEALEGAYKSYLERWPDNFNIRRERALFLIRICKYAEAALDLEKLLAWEPSNPSLRRVLAYAYRKTGRYRDAAVFLKALLREKPKDIELLVEYSGCLERTGAVHFAVSVLEKAWELFENSPEIALALGILMFRQKEVEKAFDYLREAAALDKKDPRPYEWMAVIARKNGDPGDGKYYDKEAQKRRKQKTGKNA from the coding sequence ATCGGTAGACGACATTGTCGTTACCTGCGCGGTTACACTCTCACGGACAAAATAGCAAAAAGGGTTTCCCCGGCTCTTAAAAAGCTTGCCCTGGCTGCGGAGGCAGGGAAAAGAAGGGACTACCGGAAAGCGGTCAAGATTCTTGGGGAGCTGATCTCCGAATCCGAGGCGCCCCCCGAGGCATGGCTTCTTTTGGGGCGATCCCTCCATGCGCTCAAAGACTATTCCCGTGCCTTGGCAGTATTTGACGATTACCTCAAGCTGAGGCCGAGATCGAGCCAAGGCTATCTCTTTGCGGGCCGCACCTACCTCACCCTGGGGCTTCCCTACAAGGCAGTGCCCCTGCTCAGGAAGAGCCTCGAATTCAATCCGGGCGATCCCCAGGTGATGGCTGTCCTGGGCATGGCTTACCTCAAATCCAAGCATTCCCAGGCAGCGGTTGATGTATTCCAGCAGGCAGTGGAAACCGCCCCCAACGACAAACGCATATACCGGGCCTACCTCAACGCCCTCCTTGTGCGGGGCGTAAGGCTCTGCCATAACGAGGAATACGACCTGGGCGCCCAGATGCTCCGCTTCGTGCTGGAAAACGGCGGGGCCGACGGCCCGTACCTGAGGCTTGAACTGGGCAGAGCCGCCAGGGAGCTTGGCAATATGGACGAGGCCCTGGAGCACTATTCCCAGGCCCTTAAATTTGCCCCCAACGACAGGCGCATACGCTGGTCAAGGGCTTCTGTGTTCATGGCCCTGGGAAATACCGCAGAGGCCACAAAGGAAATAGACCGCATCAGGCTCAAGGAGCCGGATGTTCCCGAGCTTCCCTGGAACAGCGAACTGGTGGATATCTTCATGATCCGCTCCTTCCTTGACGCAGGGGAATGGCGCAGGGCGGCGGACGCCTCCAGGGACTGGCTCCGCAGCAGGGAAGACAACCCCATGGTTCACGCCCTCTGCGCCGAAGCCATGAGGAACCTCCGCAACTACGAAGCTGCCCACAACCATCTTTTGCGGGCTATCGAAGCCGAGCCTGACGAGCTTGAATTCTATTATGCCGATATGCTCGTGTCCTGGGAGGGCAAAGATTTCAAAGCCCTGAAGCGGGCCTTGCGAGGGGCTAAATCCCTTGGGGGCGACGAGAACCTCATAAAGCGTTTCACCATACTCCTCGAATCCTGCACTTCCCAGGATGACCAGAAGATCCTTGCCCTGCTCCAGGATGCGGTTAGGAAGCTGGGGCCCGAGCCTGAACTCATGTACGCCCTTGGGGTTGCGAACCTCAAAATCGGCCTCCTGCCCCAGGCAATGGGCTGGTTCGAAAAGACCCTCAACCTAAAGCCCGATCACGAGGAAGCCTGGCTGGGCAAGATCGCGGCCCTGGAAGCCCTGGGACAGGCCTCGGGTCAAGCCCTGGGACAAGCTCAGGAAGAAACCGATCCGGAGGCCCTTGAAGGGGCTTATAAGTCCTATCTTGAACGTTGGCCTGACAACTTCAATATACGGCGCGAGCGGGCCCTCTTCCTCATTCGCATCTGCAAATACGCTGAAGCGGCTTTGGATCTTGAAAAACTCCTGGCATGGGAGCCTTCCAATCCCAGCTTAAGGCGGGTTTTGGCCTACGCATACCGCAAAACAGGCCGCTATAGGGATGCCGCGGTCTTCCTCAAGGCATTGCTCAGGGAAAAACCCAAGGACATTGAGCTTCTTGTGGAGTATTCCGGCTGCCTGGAGCGGACCGGGGCGGTGCATTTCGCGGTAAGCGTGCTGGAAAAGGCATGGGAGCTCTTTGAAAACTCCCCCGAAATAGCTTTGGCCCTGGGCATACTTATGTTCAGGCAAAAAGAGGTTGAGAAAGCCTTCGATTACCTGCGCGAAGCGGCTGCTCTGGACAAGAAAGATCCCAGACCCTACGAGTGGATGGCGGTGATTGCCCGGAAGAACGGCGATCCCGGCGATGGCAAATACTACGACAAGGAAGCCCAGAAAAGGCGAAAGCAAAAAACTGGAAAAAACGCTTGA
- the pta gene encoding phosphate acetyltransferase, which translates to MDFIKEMKAKAKDKQKKLVLPEGTEPRTIKAARIIADEELASLVTLLGRESEVKKIAAQEGVDLSGVNIINPESSPQLEKYANTFYELRKHKGMTPEQAKTDMLDTNRWGAMMVYLGEADALVSGAEHPTADVLRAGLTIIGTVPGVKTASSCFVMTGLESSWGVDGALIFSDCAVVPDPTAEQLADIAESAALSCREFLGADPVVALMSFSTKGSAKHDDVAKVQNAVNILKDKKPDFLFDGELQADAALVPSVTDKKAPGSPIRGKVNTLIFPNLGAGNIGYKLVQRLGKAEAFGPFLQGFAKPISDLSRGASVDDIVVTCAVTLSRTK; encoded by the coding sequence ATGGATTTTATAAAAGAGATGAAGGCCAAGGCAAAGGACAAGCAGAAGAAGCTGGTGCTGCCTGAAGGGACTGAGCCAAGGACCATAAAGGCTGCCAGGATCATTGCGGACGAGGAGCTGGCTTCTTTGGTGACCCTTTTGGGAAGGGAATCGGAAGTGAAGAAGATAGCGGCCCAGGAGGGGGTGGACCTCTCGGGGGTCAATATCATCAACCCTGAGAGTTCCCCCCAGCTGGAGAAATACGCAAACACCTTCTACGAGCTTAGGAAGCACAAGGGCATGACCCCGGAGCAGGCCAAAACCGATATGCTCGATACCAACCGCTGGGGCGCCATGATGGTGTACCTGGGCGAGGCTGATGCCCTGGTTTCGGGAGCCGAGCACCCCACTGCCGATGTGCTCAGGGCGGGCCTTACCATTATCGGGACAGTGCCGGGGGTTAAGACCGCCTCTTCCTGTTTTGTCATGACCGGCCTTGAATCTTCCTGGGGCGTGGACGGGGCGCTCATTTTTTCCGACTGCGCAGTGGTGCCCGATCCTACTGCGGAACAATTGGCCGATATTGCCGAGAGCGCTGCCCTGTCATGCAGGGAATTCCTTGGCGCGGACCCTGTAGTGGCCCTCATGTCCTTCTCAACCAAGGGTTCGGCAAAGCACGATGACGTTGCCAAGGTGCAGAACGCGGTGAATATCCTCAAGGACAAAAAGCCGGACTTCCTTTTTGACGGCGAGCTCCAGGCGGACGCGGCACTGGTTCCCTCGGTCACCGACAAGAAAGCCCCGGGCAGCCCCATCAGGGGCAAGGTGAACACCCTGATTTTCCCGAATCTTGGGGCGGGCAATATCGGCTACAAACTGGTGCAGCGTCTGGGCAAGGCAGAGGCTTTCGGGCCTTTCCTCCAGGGTTTTGCAAAGCCCATAAGCGACCTTTCACGGGGCGCATCGGTAGACGACATTGTCGTTACCTGCGCGGTTACACTCTCACGGACAAAATAG
- a CDS encoding bactofilin family protein, whose translation MTDVHNDVLEDEDFDTILAQDIEFHGVLNFEKPFLIRGRLSGDIIARGLLVVDEEAVVEANINASKVIIRGSVKGDVTASEKVEVTITGKLSGNVTAPEIFMETGCLFNGRCNMTERNPRI comes from the coding sequence ATGACGGATGTTCACAACGACGTGCTTGAGGACGAGGATTTCGACACCATTTTGGCTCAGGATATTGAATTCCACGGGGTGCTCAATTTTGAAAAGCCCTTCCTGATCAGGGGAAGGCTTTCCGGGGATATCATTGCCCGGGGGCTTCTGGTGGTGGATGAGGAAGCGGTGGTGGAGGCCAATATCAACGCCTCCAAGGTGATTATCCGGGGGTCGGTGAAGGGGGATGTGACAGCCTCCGAGAAGGTGGAAGTGACCATTACCGGCAAGCTGTCGGGGAACGTGACAGCTCCTGAAATCTTTATGGAAACAGGCTGCCTTTTTAACGGCCGCTGCAATATGACGGAACGAAATCCAAGGATATGA
- a CDS encoding tetratricopeptide repeat protein, whose amino-acid sequence MRKLLALLFALSWIFSVEGQTRPDALQEYRAGNFERAVAICREELRDAPRNLESHVVLCWSLVRLGRYAEAQRYAQAGRDISRYDARIIEVLGEISYYEGRNSEALSFFQEYINLAPEGQRIDTVYYFLGEIYIRLGRFRLADIALTTAVHWAPGSAAWWTRLAYARENALDYGEAVAAYEKALSLDAQLSDARRGLDRVRQAMAVR is encoded by the coding sequence ATGAGAAAGCTTCTGGCCCTCCTTTTTGCTCTGTCCTGGATATTCAGTGTCGAAGGCCAAACCAGGCCCGACGCGCTCCAGGAATACCGGGCCGGCAATTTTGAGCGGGCGGTCGCTATATGCAGGGAAGAGCTGAGGGACGCCCCTAGAAACCTTGAATCCCATGTGGTGCTTTGCTGGAGCCTTGTGCGCCTGGGCCGTTATGCCGAGGCCCAGCGTTATGCCCAGGCAGGGCGGGATATTTCCCGCTATGACGCAAGGATCATCGAAGTCCTGGGGGAGATAAGCTACTACGAGGGCAGGAACAGCGAGGCCCTTTCGTTCTTTCAGGAATACATCAATCTGGCGCCAGAGGGCCAGCGCATCGATACGGTTTATTACTTCCTCGGGGAAATCTACATACGCCTGGGGCGTTTCCGCCTTGCGGACATTGCCCTGACCACGGCGGTTCATTGGGCGCCGGGCAGCGCTGCCTGGTGGACCAGGCTGGCCTATGCCCGGGAAAATGCCCTTGATTATGGCGAGGCCGTTGCCGCCTATGAAAAGGCTCTTTCCCTGGATGCCCAGCTCAGCGATGCCCGCCGCGGGCTTGACCGGGTCCGCCAGGCCATGGCGGTGCGCTAA
- the mtaB gene encoding tRNA (N(6)-L-threonylcarbamoyladenosine(37)-C(2))-methylthiotransferase MtaB, protein MPSVALYTLGCKLNQLESESIADAFRKAGFALIPWGEGGEESPGKNSADILIVNTCTVTSHSEQKARHVIRKCLRDNPLAILIVTGCYAQLEAKALEALGREDRQGGRLFVIPGDSKSAILDLPGFLAGAGEGASYQSLTEDWLGKGSPENASFRFSPAEFSFHSRAFVKIQDGCDNSCAYCRVSIARGKSRSLPAGEALASLKALEDKGFGEAVLTGVNISQYKDEAVQGLGGLLEYLLEGTKTIAIRLSSIEPEVFPPGFIRAISHERVRPHFHLSLQSGSGAVLSRMGRHYTPAEAKEGLRQLREARDDPFMACDIIAGFPGETPEDFERTFEFCREADFAWIHAFPFSRRPGTAAWHFKGRVSEREAGERAARLEALARNGKAAYAQRWIGRELEFIAEADQGKTPGFMPGVTANYLKALIPLDGEKIEGGASIRCRILKAAKGESRFDVVGIKVI, encoded by the coding sequence ATGCCTTCCGTTGCTCTTTATACCCTGGGCTGCAAACTCAACCAGCTTGAAAGCGAATCCATAGCCGATGCTTTCCGGAAGGCAGGGTTCGCCCTTATCCCCTGGGGGGAAGGCGGGGAAGAGTCGCCGGGCAAAAATTCGGCTGATATACTCATCGTAAACACCTGTACCGTAACTTCCCACTCCGAGCAGAAGGCCCGGCACGTGATACGCAAGTGTCTGCGGGACAACCCTCTGGCCATCCTCATTGTGACAGGCTGCTATGCCCAGCTCGAGGCAAAAGCCCTGGAAGCCCTGGGTAGGGAGGACAGGCAGGGCGGTAGGCTTTTTGTGATCCCCGGGGACAGCAAAAGCGCCATACTGGATCTGCCCGGCTTTTTGGCCGGGGCAGGGGAGGGGGCTTCTTATCAATCTTTGACAGAGGATTGGCTGGGCAAGGGCAGCCCCGAAAACGCCTCGTTCCGTTTTAGCCCTGCGGAGTTTTCCTTCCACTCCCGGGCCTTCGTCAAGATACAGGATGGCTGCGACAATTCCTGCGCCTATTGCAGGGTGAGCATTGCCCGGGGGAAGAGCCGGAGCCTCCCGGCCGGGGAGGCCCTGGCAAGCCTCAAGGCCCTTGAAGACAAGGGCTTTGGGGAGGCGGTGCTTACGGGGGTGAATATTTCCCAATACAAGGATGAAGCTGTCCAGGGCCTTGGGGGGCTTCTCGAATATCTCCTTGAAGGGACCAAAACCATAGCCATAAGGCTTTCTTCTATAGAACCTGAAGTTTTCCCGCCTGGCTTTATCAGGGCGATTTCCCATGAGCGGGTAAGGCCCCATTTTCATCTTTCCCTTCAGTCGGGAAGCGGGGCCGTGCTCTCCCGCATGGGGCGGCATTACACCCCTGCGGAAGCAAAGGAAGGCCTGAGGCAGCTTCGGGAAGCCAGGGACGATCCCTTCATGGCTTGTGACATTATAGCGGGCTTCCCTGGGGAGACCCCTGAAGATTTTGAAAGAACCTTCGAATTCTGCCGGGAGGCCGATTTCGCCTGGATTCATGCGTTCCCCTTTTCCCGGAGGCCCGGGACAGCGGCCTGGCATTTTAAGGGTCGGGTGAGCGAACGGGAGGCTGGGGAGAGGGCTGCCCGGCTTGAGGCCCTGGCCCGCAACGGGAAAGCTGCCTATGCCCAGCGGTGGATAGGCAGGGAGCTTGAGTTCATAGCCGAAGCCGATCAGGGCAAGACGCCGGGCTTTATGCCAGGAGTTACAGCCAATTACCTTAAGGCCCTCATCCCACTTGACGGAGAGAAGATTGAAGGGGGGGCTTCGATACGCTGTCGCATCCTGAAGGCGGCGAAGGGCGAATCACGATTTGACGTTGTGGGGATAAAAGTAATATGA
- the modD gene encoding ModD protein has product MFITDEEIGRLISEDVPYFDLTSHALGIGRERGQIEYFTRGNIVICGTEEAARIFRYLGIETKNCTPSGQKAAAGSVLITGTGAAEQLLMAWKAAQNILDHLSGIATLTRHMVEEARKYNPRIAILTTRKGFPGTKKLAVKATLAGGAVPHRLGISETILIFKQHLNFIGGAEGLIKKMPALKGECCEKKILVEAESYDEARQYCRAGADGIQFDKLPPEALGEAAKLLKKEFPGVTLLAAGGIKPENAGAYVKTQIDGIVTTSLFNAPPVDIGVRINPV; this is encoded by the coding sequence GTGTTTATTACTGACGAAGAAATCGGTCGGCTTATCTCTGAGGATGTACCCTACTTTGATTTAACAAGTCATGCCTTGGGTATAGGCAGGGAAAGAGGACAAATAGAGTACTTTACCAGAGGAAATATAGTGATATGCGGAACTGAAGAAGCAGCTCGAATATTCCGGTATCTGGGCATCGAAACCAAAAACTGTACCCCGTCGGGTCAAAAAGCAGCCGCAGGCTCGGTCCTTATCACCGGGACCGGGGCAGCAGAACAGCTTCTTATGGCATGGAAGGCAGCGCAAAACATTCTGGACCACCTTTCGGGGATAGCTACCCTAACCCGGCACATGGTGGAAGAAGCGAGGAAATATAACCCCCGGATAGCCATACTTACTACCCGGAAGGGGTTCCCTGGTACCAAGAAGCTTGCAGTCAAGGCCACTCTCGCAGGCGGGGCTGTTCCCCATCGGCTGGGAATTTCCGAAACCATTTTGATATTCAAGCAGCACCTGAATTTTATTGGCGGCGCCGAGGGCCTTATCAAAAAAATGCCCGCCCTAAAGGGGGAGTGCTGCGAAAAGAAAATTCTTGTGGAAGCGGAAAGCTACGATGAAGCACGCCAATACTGCCGGGCCGGGGCCGATGGCATACAATTTGACAAGCTGCCCCCGGAAGCTTTGGGAGAAGCAGCCAAGCTGTTAAAGAAAGAATTTCCGGGGGTAACCCTGCTTGCCGCCGGGGGTATCAAACCGGAAAATGCAGGCGCGTACGTAAAAACCCAGATAGACGGCATTGTAACCACAAGCCTATTCAATGCCCCGCCTGTGGATATTGGGGTAAGGATAAACCCGGTATAA
- a CDS encoding multicopper oxidase family protein, producing the protein MKTKINLWKNWCYSFWVVIALSALLSIISCGEAGGGNDEVYDEPKTVINPFNILSYEPKTNYSIDITSDEIALRTIGQKTRVSRYETGLPGGMIIVPRNQELNFHVTNHDVDSTSLHWHGLRVPYDQDGPGKMIDKNNAADFTFTLNMTGTHWYHPHMRPILPQLNAGLYAPFIVKEDYDSKYAGDYVLTLDDWYLGSDNQLDSGSDSHGSMDVTGSLETVNKQRGSDIYPITLKQGEIVKLRFINASTSQYHTISMEGHTFRVTHLDGHYLQDPYTVNNFRLAAGERVDVELKGIKNSGTYYIRNGRSYGIRIPVIYEGIGEEMESPFVPGPSEAFPNIESQPVDHEYHLNSGMNGGSGGHEGGGSMLMEWYINNVAYLDGSEPIDIQTVSVDTVYKFRFINEEGSGMMHSTVYHPMHLHGGHFQVVSLNGTPPPRETFKDTQEIPPLQYVDIAVKFYNPGDWMLHCHIIDHEDNGMLTIIHAE; encoded by the coding sequence ATGAAAACGAAGATTAATTTATGGAAAAACTGGTGCTATTCCTTTTGGGTAGTGATAGCCCTGTCGGCCCTGCTGTCAATTATTTCCTGTGGGGAAGCAGGCGGCGGAAACGATGAGGTTTATGATGAACCCAAAACTGTCATTAATCCTTTTAATATTTTGTCCTATGAACCTAAAACCAACTATAGCATTGATATTACAAGCGATGAAATCGCATTAAGAACGATAGGACAAAAAACCAGGGTGTCTCGATATGAAACTGGACTCCCCGGCGGCATGATTATTGTTCCCCGGAACCAGGAGCTGAATTTTCATGTTACAAATCATGATGTGGACTCAACAAGTCTCCACTGGCATGGCCTAAGGGTCCCTTATGACCAGGACGGTCCCGGTAAAATGATTGATAAGAATAATGCGGCTGATTTTACTTTTACCCTGAATATGACTGGAACCCACTGGTACCATCCCCACATGCGGCCAATTTTGCCCCAGCTTAACGCTGGCCTGTATGCGCCTTTTATTGTGAAGGAAGATTATGACAGCAAGTATGCCGGTGATTATGTGCTTACCCTTGATGACTGGTATCTTGGATCGGACAATCAACTTGACAGCGGCAGCGACTCCCACGGAAGTATGGATGTAACGGGCTCCCTGGAAACAGTGAATAAACAACGAGGATCGGACATTTATCCCATTACGTTAAAACAGGGGGAAATCGTCAAGCTGCGTTTTATTAATGCATCAACCTCCCAATATCACACCATATCAATGGAGGGGCATACATTCCGTGTTACCCATTTGGATGGACATTATTTGCAGGATCCCTATACGGTGAACAATTTCAGGCTCGCAGCAGGAGAACGGGTCGATGTGGAATTGAAGGGGATAAAGAATAGCGGAACCTATTATATCAGAAACGGACGAAGTTATGGTATCCGTATTCCTGTTATCTATGAGGGAATAGGGGAAGAAATGGAATCTCCTTTTGTACCCGGCCCATCCGAAGCATTTCCGAATATTGAAAGCCAGCCGGTGGATCATGAGTACCATCTTAATTCCGGAATGAACGGCGGAAGCGGGGGGCATGAAGGCGGCGGTTCCATGCTCATGGAATGGTACATCAATAATGTGGCTTATCTTGACGGGAGTGAACCCATAGATATTCAGACTGTTAGCGTTGACACGGTGTATAAATTCCGGTTTATTAACGAAGAAGGATCTGGCATGATGCATTCCACGGTTTACCATCCCATGCATTTACATGGGGGACATTTTCAGGTGGTATCCCTGAATGGCACACCGCCGCCCCGGGAAACATTCAAAGACACACAGGAAATTCCTCCGCTTCAATATGTTGATATTGCGGTCAAATTTTACAATCCCGGCGATTGGATGCTCCATTGCCACATAATCGATCATGAAGATAACGGTATGTTGACCATTATCCATGCAGAATAA